In Rhodoferax koreense, a genomic segment contains:
- a CDS encoding GGDEF domain-containing protein — MSLSRLLGCLAALLVVATLALVGRVVGTEWSSLGASNASLQAVDQLRLALVAAEMISRERGPANGALGGPADDPALRQALSAARARTDQALANLQAALPVDAGPPARRDAAARVAAAGTALASARAEVDRIVARTRDERAPQAIRDAVYGMVAVVPRLSAVTSLAAAEAQQAYPALGDTVQLARLCSELRENTGLLGSHFTAALARQQPFSPLERRLIEQTRGRIDELRFLMGIRLGASGQPQAVQHAWQTVELRYFQNMTQLLERVIAAGEGDGRYGLDPAGFAALYVPEMNTILGLRDVLLAQAREDAQTEHRRAMRVLVLVLTASGALLAVLGFALLVVHRRILRPLVQTTNALRALADSRTEAPLPLQSTHEEMAAVIGAARALQVQTRQREALERERDGLIAQLREQSNTDFLTHLPNRRAFLAAAEGVLAQAKRLGFDVVLVMLDVDNFKQLNDTLGHACGDQALIAVANAVRSALRLGDLAARFGGEEFVVLLSHCDSAQGMRLAERLRELIGATPFDCGTEAPVRVTASLGVAASDTHGPALDRLLAQADTAMYRAKQAGRNQVILAEPAEAH, encoded by the coding sequence ATGTCGCTGAGCCGCCTGCTCGGTTGCCTGGCCGCCTTGTTGGTGGTGGCCACCCTGGCGCTGGTGGGACGGGTGGTCGGCACCGAGTGGTCGTCGCTCGGCGCCTCGAACGCCAGTCTGCAGGCCGTGGACCAATTGCGGCTGGCCTTGGTGGCCGCCGAGATGATCTCGCGCGAGCGCGGGCCCGCCAATGGCGCGCTCGGGGGGCCTGCAGACGACCCGGCGTTGCGGCAGGCGCTCTCGGCGGCGCGGGCCCGCACCGACCAGGCGCTGGCGAATCTGCAGGCGGCGCTGCCCGTGGATGCCGGCCCGCCCGCCAGACGCGACGCGGCAGCGCGCGTGGCTGCCGCCGGCACGGCACTGGCCAGCGCACGCGCCGAGGTGGACCGCATCGTCGCACGGACCAGGGACGAACGCGCGCCGCAGGCCATTCGCGACGCCGTTTATGGCATGGTGGCCGTGGTACCCCGGCTGTCCGCCGTCACCAGCCTGGCCGCCGCCGAGGCGCAGCAGGCCTATCCCGCGCTGGGCGATACGGTGCAGCTCGCGCGGCTGTGCAGCGAACTGCGCGAAAACACCGGGCTGCTGGGCTCGCATTTCACCGCCGCGCTCGCACGGCAGCAGCCGTTCTCGCCCCTGGAGCGCCGCCTGATCGAGCAGACCCGCGGCCGCATCGACGAACTGCGCTTCCTGATGGGCATCCGCCTGGGCGCATCCGGCCAGCCGCAGGCGGTGCAACACGCCTGGCAGACGGTGGAATTGCGCTATTTCCAGAACATGACGCAATTGCTGGAGCGCGTGATCGCCGCCGGCGAAGGCGATGGGCGCTACGGCCTCGATCCCGCCGGCTTCGCTGCTTTGTATGTGCCCGAGATGAACACCATCCTCGGTTTGCGCGACGTGCTGCTCGCGCAGGCCAGGGAGGACGCCCAGACCGAACACCGGCGCGCCATGCGGGTGCTGGTCCTCGTGCTGACCGCATCGGGCGCCTTGCTGGCGGTGCTGGGCTTCGCGCTGCTGGTGGTGCACCGGCGCATCCTGCGCCCCTTGGTGCAGACCACCAACGCCCTGCGTGCGCTGGCCGACAGCCGAACCGAAGCGCCGCTGCCGTTGCAGTCGACCCATGAGGAAATGGCGGCGGTGATCGGTGCGGCCCGCGCGCTGCAGGTCCAGACCCGGCAGCGCGAGGCGCTGGAGCGCGAACGCGACGGCCTGATCGCCCAATTGCGCGAACAGTCGAACACCGACTTCCTCACCCACCTGCCGAACCGCCGCGCGTTCCTGGCCGCCGCCGAGGGCGTGCTCGCCCAGGCCAAGCGGCTGGGCTTCGACGTGGTGCTGGTCATGCTCGATGTCGACAACTTCAAGCAGCTCAACGACACCCTGGGCCACGCCTGCGGCGACCAGGCCCTGATCGCGGTGGCGAATGCCGTGCGGTCCGCGCTGCGGCTGGGCGATCTCGCGGCGCGCTTCGGCGGCGAGGAGTTCGTCGTCCTGCTGAGCCATTGCGACAGCGCACAGGGCATGCGCCTGGCCGAGCGCCTGCGCGAGCTGATCGGCGCCACACCTTTCGACTGCGGCACCGAAGCGCCGGTGCGCGTGACGGCCAGCCTCGGCGTCGCGGCCTCGGACACCCACGGCCCGGCGCTCGATCGGCTGCTGGCACAGGCCGACACAGCCATGTACCGGGCCAAGCAGGCCGGGCGCAACCAAGTGATCCTGGCCGAGCCTGCCGAAGCGCACTGA
- a CDS encoding rhodanese-like domain-containing protein, producing MDRHPSHLAATIPATTVREWLSDGAEIALLDVREAGQFGEGHPFFAVPLPYSRLEIDIAALVPRTATRTVLLDAGNGVAERAAATLAALGYSQVFVLAGGAPGWAAAGYTLFQGVNLPSKTFGELVEHAFATPHISAQDLLARQQAGAPLVLLDGRTFEEHHKMAIPGATSVPNGELALRWRALVPDATTEIVIHCAGRTRSIIGAQILRSLGVPNPVLALENGTQGWALAGLQLEHGSTRRDTGPVGAAAQDRAAAARVAAEAGVPTLSAAQAQAWVDAPDRTTYVLDIRSAEEFAAGSLAGARHAPGGQLLQATDQTIGVRQSRVLLLDDEAVRAPVVAAWLHRLGFETAVVEGGIGAALRLSEAPSHPVAAAVPEVNRDALAAWVARQAPLLLDLQPSMAYRRQHAQGAVWSVRPRLVADAQAAGKPAQPVLLIAPTAAVARLAAIDLHEAGWRDVRWVSPSTWLAAGLPVVATPDLPSDADAIDYLFFVHDRHDGNLDAARRYLAWETGLIAQCAPDELAGFRLPAPDDRAV from the coding sequence ATGGACCGCCATCCCTCCCACCTTGCCGCCACCATCCCAGCCACCACCGTCCGGGAATGGCTGAGCGACGGTGCCGAAATCGCCCTGCTCGACGTGCGCGAGGCCGGCCAGTTCGGCGAGGGCCATCCTTTCTTCGCCGTGCCGCTGCCCTACAGCCGGCTCGAGATCGACATCGCCGCGCTGGTGCCCCGCACTGCCACCCGCACCGTGCTGCTCGACGCCGGCAACGGCGTGGCCGAACGGGCTGCGGCAACGCTGGCCGCCCTGGGCTACAGCCAGGTTTTCGTGCTGGCCGGCGGTGCGCCCGGCTGGGCGGCGGCTGGCTACACCCTGTTCCAGGGCGTGAACCTGCCGAGCAAGACCTTCGGCGAACTGGTCGAGCATGCCTTTGCCACGCCGCACATCTCGGCGCAGGACCTCCTTGCGCGGCAGCAGGCCGGCGCCCCGCTGGTGCTGCTCGACGGCCGCACCTTCGAGGAACACCACAAGATGGCGATTCCCGGCGCCACTTCGGTGCCCAACGGCGAACTTGCGTTGCGCTGGCGCGCCCTGGTGCCCGACGCGACGACCGAGATCGTGATCCACTGCGCGGGCCGCACGCGCAGCATCATCGGCGCGCAGATCCTGCGCAGCCTCGGCGTTCCCAACCCGGTGCTGGCCCTGGAGAACGGCACCCAGGGCTGGGCGCTCGCGGGGCTGCAGCTGGAACATGGCAGCACCCGGCGCGACACGGGCCCGGTCGGCGCCGCCGCACAGGACCGCGCCGCCGCAGCCCGCGTGGCGGCCGAGGCCGGCGTGCCCACGTTGTCCGCGGCCCAGGCGCAGGCCTGGGTCGACGCGCCGGATCGCACCACCTATGTGCTCGACATCCGCAGCGCCGAGGAGTTCGCGGCCGGTAGCCTGGCCGGTGCACGTCACGCGCCAGGCGGACAGCTGCTGCAGGCCACCGACCAGACCATCGGCGTGCGCCAGAGCCGGGTGTTGCTGCTCGACGACGAGGCCGTGCGGGCCCCCGTGGTCGCGGCCTGGCTGCACCGGCTCGGCTTCGAGACGGCGGTGGTCGAAGGCGGCATCGGTGCAGCGCTGCGCCTGTCCGAAGCACCAAGCCACCCGGTTGCCGCGGCCGTGCCCGAGGTCAATCGCGACGCCCTCGCTGCCTGGGTCGCGCGACAGGCGCCGCTGCTGCTCGACCTGCAGCCGTCCATGGCCTACCGGCGCCAGCATGCGCAAGGCGCAGTGTGGTCCGTGCGCCCGCGCCTCGTGGCCGATGCGCAGGCGGCCGGCAAGCCGGCCCAGCCGGTGCTGCTGATCGCACCCACGGCGGCCGTCGCCCGCCTGGCCGCCATCGACCTGCATGAAGCCGGCTGGCGCGACGTGCGCTGGGTGTCACCCTCGACGTGGCTGGCCGCCGGCCTGCCCGTGGTGGCGACACCGGACCTGCCGAGCGATGCCGATGCCATCGACTACCTGTTCTTCGTGCACGACCGTCACGACGGCAACCTCGATGCGGCACGGCGCTACCTGGCCTGGGAGACCGGGCTGATCGCGCAGTGCGCGCCGGACGAACTGGCCGGTTTCCGGCTGCCGGCGCCGGATGACCGCGCCGTTTGA
- a CDS encoding alpha/beta fold hydrolase, producing the protein MPIAELRHARIHYEVYGPANGFPLLLLAPGGLRSHVGLWRHTHEGLPRPWPDPTTVFAQDYRVIAIDQRNAGRSTADIGPDDGWHTYAADHLGVLDHLGIDRFHVLGACIGTSFALKLIELAPERVASAVLQQPIGLTAANAPLRLESFEVWARGLRQRQPGLSEARLQALFHHLFGQSDFVYCVSRDFVRRTGTPLLVLPGDDVHHPVEIAEEIAALAPHAEVLPHWKGAANRQAYIDGIGSFLARASQLQHA; encoded by the coding sequence ATGCCCATCGCCGAACTTCGCCACGCCCGCATCCATTACGAGGTCTACGGACCAGCCAACGGCTTCCCGCTGCTGTTGCTCGCGCCAGGAGGTCTTCGCTCGCATGTGGGCCTGTGGCGCCACACCCATGAAGGCCTGCCACGGCCCTGGCCCGATCCGACCACCGTGTTCGCGCAGGACTACCGCGTGATCGCGATCGACCAGCGCAACGCCGGCCGCTCCACCGCCGACATCGGCCCGGACGACGGCTGGCACACCTATGCCGCCGACCACCTGGGCGTGCTGGATCACCTCGGCATCGACCGCTTCCACGTGCTCGGTGCCTGCATCGGCACTTCGTTCGCGTTGAAGCTCATCGAACTCGCACCCGAACGCGTGGCCTCGGCCGTACTGCAGCAGCCGATCGGCCTTACCGCGGCCAACGCGCCGCTGCGCCTGGAGTCGTTCGAGGTCTGGGCACGCGGCCTGCGACAACGCCAGCCCGGCTTGTCCGAAGCTCGCTTGCAAGCCCTGTTCCACCATCTGTTCGGCCAGAGCGACTTCGTGTACTGCGTGAGCCGCGACTTCGTGCGCCGCACCGGCACGCCGCTGCTGGTCCTGCCCGGCGACGACGTGCACCATCCGGTGGAGATCGCCGAAGAAATTGCGGCGCTGGCACCGCATGCCGAGGTATTGCCGCACTGGAAGGGTGCTGCGAACCGGCAGGCTTACATCGACGGCATCGGCAGCTTTCTGGCACGGGCCTCCCAACTTCAACACGCGTGA
- a CDS encoding Bug family tripartite tricarboxylate transporter substrate binding protein produces MTLLPSRRQVLGLGTAVAFAALVNRNALAADSRPVRLVLPLSPGGAMDVLGRGLAQQLGTRLGVSFIVENRAGAGGNIATEFVAGEKPDGNTLLLTGNSLVANTTLYAGQVRYDALRSFAPVTIVATSPTVIVVRNDQQLPDLAALLRQARTRGISVGTSGHGNGNHIALVKMQAAAGGDMQHIPYKGAGPAVIGLLGGETDAAIVALPAASAHLLSGKLRALAVVEERRSATAPQVPTIAEAGLPVPIDTGWFGLLAPAGTPPAIVARWQKATAEALATPSFRDMLVKQGFDPVGSSTQAFVAQLESDVARFPPLLKSIGARVD; encoded by the coding sequence ATGACGCTGCTGCCAAGCCGCCGCCAGGTGCTGGGCCTCGGCACTGCCGTGGCATTTGCCGCCCTCGTCAACCGCAACGCACTTGCCGCCGACAGCCGCCCGGTACGGCTCGTCCTGCCGCTGTCGCCCGGCGGCGCAATGGACGTGCTCGGCCGCGGGCTGGCGCAGCAACTCGGGACGCGGCTCGGCGTGAGCTTCATCGTCGAGAACCGCGCCGGGGCCGGCGGCAACATCGCCACCGAATTCGTGGCTGGCGAAAAGCCCGACGGCAACACCCTGCTGCTCACCGGCAACTCGCTCGTCGCCAACACCACGCTGTATGCGGGCCAGGTGCGCTACGACGCGCTGCGCAGCTTCGCGCCGGTCACCATCGTGGCCACCTCGCCGACCGTGATCGTGGTGCGCAACGACCAGCAACTGCCCGACTTGGCCGCGCTGCTGCGACAGGCGAGGACACGCGGCATCTCGGTCGGCACCTCGGGCCATGGGAATGGCAACCACATCGCGCTGGTGAAGATGCAGGCTGCCGCCGGTGGCGACATGCAGCACATCCCGTACAAGGGCGCGGGGCCGGCGGTCATCGGCCTGCTCGGTGGCGAGACGGACGCCGCCATCGTGGCCCTGCCGGCGGCCAGCGCCCATCTGCTGTCCGGCAAGCTGCGCGCACTTGCCGTGGTTGAGGAGCGCCGCAGCGCCACCGCGCCGCAGGTGCCGACCATCGCCGAGGCGGGCCTGCCTGTTCCCATCGACACTGGCTGGTTCGGCCTGCTGGCACCGGCCGGCACGCCGCCGGCCATCGTCGCCCGATGGCAGAAGGCCACGGCGGAGGCACTGGCCACGCCGTCGTTTCGCGACATGCTGGTCAAGCAAGGGTTCGACCCCGTGGGCAGCAGCACCCAGGCCTTCGTCGCGCAATTGGAGAGTGACGTGGCGCGCTTCCCGCCGCTGCTCAAAAGCATCGGCGCCCGGGTGGATTGA
- a CDS encoding transporter substrate-binding domain-containing protein, with product MRHLSRRSSNTITAISLAAGVLAWSAGLAHADATLDKIKQRGKVSIGVLVNGGPFGSIDPATQQLIGWNPELARALAKGLGVEADLVQVQTPNRVQFLQGGKVDLLIASMELNPDRAEILGYAPTPFYRVGGTAAVLKTSGITKWEDLRGKPVCVSQGSSFAKPLASDYGAVVHGYKSSSDSLLALRGGNCVAAVHDSTLIHPTLRNNAEWTAYAAPIPTELLAAPSVVWTRKGEQDTIAAVDKVIQDWHRTGWLIATEKRLGIEPPQPLLPELQAKYKAAPY from the coding sequence ATGCGCCACCTTTCGCGACGTTCTTCCAACACAATCACCGCCATTTCACTTGCAGCCGGCGTGCTCGCATGGTCCGCCGGTCTGGCCCATGCCGACGCCACCCTGGACAAGATCAAGCAGCGCGGCAAGGTCAGCATCGGCGTGCTGGTCAACGGCGGGCCGTTCGGCTCGATCGATCCGGCCACCCAGCAGCTCATCGGCTGGAACCCCGAGCTCGCACGTGCGCTGGCCAAGGGGCTGGGCGTCGAGGCGGACCTGGTGCAGGTGCAGACGCCGAACCGCGTGCAGTTCCTGCAGGGCGGCAAGGTCGACCTGCTGATCGCCTCGATGGAGTTGAACCCCGACCGCGCCGAGATCCTGGGCTATGCCCCCACACCGTTCTACCGCGTGGGCGGCACCGCGGCCGTGCTCAAGACCAGCGGCATCACCAAGTGGGAAGACCTGCGCGGCAAACCGGTCTGCGTGTCGCAGGGCAGCAGCTTCGCCAAGCCGCTGGCCAGCGACTACGGCGCGGTAGTGCATGGCTACAAGTCGTCCTCCGACTCGCTGCTCGCGCTGCGCGGCGGCAACTGCGTGGCGGCCGTGCACGACTCGACGCTGATCCACCCGACGCTGCGCAACAACGCCGAATGGACGGCCTACGCCGCGCCGATTCCCACCGAACTGCTGGCCGCACCATCCGTGGTGTGGACACGCAAGGGCGAGCAGGACACGATCGCCGCCGTCGACAAGGTGATCCAGGACTGGCATCGCACGGGCTGGCTGATCGCCACCGAGAAACGCCTGGGCATCGAGCCGCCGCAGCCGCTGCTGCCTGAGCTGCAGGCCAAGTACAAGGCCGCGCCGTATTGA
- a CDS encoding rhodanese-like domain-containing protein, with the protein MTQTVVPLDFSGSDVASRRAGAVGAFLNTAHRLLPDPRHASAEQLRAVADALVHLGLRTDLFPPAHFPVDADHPAQVYRLAEDVHGHYALYVSAGLAGKAQPPHDHTTWAIIAGISGNERNDVYARHKTDDPARDRLAHLRTVDVAPGAAITLGPDDVHTIELVDGQAGLHLHFYGLALDRLLERVVFESKAGGTYRTFSPPALIKHPLTTPQALKAALADGEEIAVLDVRETGVFTHRHILLVASAPLWRLELLIDRLVPRRSTRVVLVDADEALVHQAAAKLVKLGWHNVSVLAGGTDAWAAAGYEIFSGSNVPSKAFGEVIEHEKHTPWIDTEELQQRIARGDNIVVVDSRTPEEFKAFSLPFAHSLPGAELVYRIGEIAPDPETFVVVNCAGRTRSIVGAQTLIDAGIPNKVASLKDGTMAWLLAGRELAYGRNATWPEPTAATRDAARARAASVAARAGVQRIDAATLARFESEAGERSLFRFDVRTREEYEAGHLEGWRWAPGGQLVQATDEYAATRRARIVLADWDGVRALTTGAWLAQLGQHEVFVFSPATTSVPPTLVTGPEPVRVLQTRTPAAAIAPIQAASLIDAGRAVVFDVDRRAAFERRHIAGARFAVPDRLREFTADLPAGQTVLITSPDGVLAATVAAELAHRGGRDVRTIVGGTDAWAAAGLPTASGAEGVLTGDDDHWYSPYAHSDLALRDAGFKQYLDWEIGLVAQLQREGDVGIRLVAAA; encoded by the coding sequence ATGACCCAGACCGTCGTTCCCCTCGATTTCAGCGGCAGCGATGTCGCCAGCCGCCGCGCCGGCGCCGTCGGCGCTTTCCTCAACACCGCCCACCGACTGCTGCCGGATCCGCGCCATGCCAGCGCCGAACAATTGCGCGCCGTGGCCGATGCGCTCGTGCACCTGGGCCTGCGCACCGACCTGTTCCCGCCAGCGCATTTCCCGGTCGACGCCGACCATCCCGCCCAGGTCTACCGCCTGGCCGAAGACGTGCACGGCCACTACGCGCTGTACGTGTCGGCCGGCCTGGCGGGCAAGGCCCAGCCGCCGCACGACCACACCACCTGGGCCATCATCGCGGGCATCAGCGGCAACGAACGCAACGACGTGTATGCCCGACACAAGACCGACGACCCGGCACGCGACCGCCTGGCGCACCTGCGCACCGTGGACGTGGCGCCCGGCGCGGCGATCACGCTCGGCCCCGACGACGTGCACACCATCGAGCTCGTGGACGGCCAGGCCGGCCTGCACCTGCATTTCTACGGCCTGGCGCTCGACCGCCTGCTCGAACGCGTGGTGTTCGAGAGCAAGGCTGGCGGCACTTACCGCACCTTCTCGCCACCGGCGCTGATCAAACACCCGCTGACCACGCCGCAGGCACTGAAGGCCGCGCTGGCCGATGGCGAGGAGATCGCCGTGCTCGACGTGCGCGAAACCGGCGTCTTCACGCACCGCCACATCCTGCTCGTGGCCTCGGCGCCGCTGTGGCGACTCGAGTTGCTGATCGACCGCCTGGTGCCGCGCCGCAGCACCCGCGTCGTCCTCGTCGATGCCGATGAAGCCCTGGTGCACCAGGCCGCCGCCAAGCTGGTGAAGCTCGGCTGGCACAACGTCTCGGTGCTGGCCGGCGGCACCGACGCCTGGGCCGCCGCGGGTTACGAAATCTTCAGCGGCAGCAACGTGCCGAGCAAGGCCTTCGGCGAAGTCATCGAGCACGAGAAACACACGCCCTGGATCGACACCGAGGAACTGCAGCAACGCATCGCGCGCGGCGACAACATCGTGGTGGTCGACAGCCGCACGCCGGAGGAGTTCAAGGCCTTCAGCCTGCCCTTCGCGCACAGCCTGCCCGGCGCCGAGCTGGTCTACCGCATCGGCGAGATCGCGCCGGACCCCGAGACCTTCGTGGTCGTCAACTGCGCCGGCCGCACGCGCAGCATCGTCGGCGCGCAGACGCTGATCGACGCGGGCATTCCGAACAAAGTGGCCTCGCTGAAGGACGGCACCATGGCCTGGCTGCTGGCCGGCCGCGAACTGGCTTACGGCCGCAACGCCACATGGCCCGAGCCGACAGCGGCAACCCGCGACGCCGCACGCGCCCGTGCCGCGTCCGTGGCCGCGCGCGCCGGCGTGCAACGCATCGACGCCGCCACGCTCGCGCGCTTCGAATCCGAAGCCGGGGAGCGCAGCCTGTTCCGCTTCGACGTGCGCACGCGCGAGGAATACGAGGCCGGCCACCTGGAAGGCTGGCGCTGGGCGCCAGGCGGCCAGCTGGTGCAGGCCACCGACGAATACGCGGCCACGCGCCGCGCGCGCATCGTGCTGGCCGACTGGGACGGCGTGCGGGCGCTGACCACCGGCGCCTGGCTCGCCCAGCTCGGCCAGCACGAGGTGTTCGTTTTTTCACCCGCGACCACCAGCGTGCCGCCCACCCTCGTCACCGGCCCCGAGCCCGTGCGTGTGCTGCAGACGCGCACGCCGGCCGCGGCGATCGCGCCGATCCAGGCGGCCAGCCTGATCGACGCCGGCCGCGCCGTGGTCTTCGACGTGGACCGTCGCGCCGCCTTCGAGCGCCGCCACATCGCCGGCGCACGTTTCGCCGTGCCCGACCGGCTGCGTGAATTCACCGCCGACCTGCCCGCGGGCCAGACCGTGCTGATCACCTCGCCGGATGGTGTGCTGGCCGCCACCGTGGCCGCCGAACTCGCCCACCGCGGCGGACGCGACGTGCGCACCATTGTCGGAGGCACGGACGCCTGGGCCGCCGCCGGGCTGCCCACGGCCAGCGGCGCCGAGGGCGTGTTGACCGGCGACGACGACCATTGGTACAGCCCTTATGCCCACAGCGATCTCGCCTTGCGCGACGCCGGCTTCAAGCAGTACCTCGATTGGGAAATCGGCCTGGTGGCGCAATTGCAACGGGAGGGCGACGTGGGTATCCGGCTGGTGGCGGCGGCATGA